The Kluyveromyces lactis strain NRRL Y-1140 chromosome B complete sequence genome contains a region encoding:
- the MET14 gene encoding adenylyl-sulfate kinase (highly similar to uniprot|Q02196 Saccharomyces cerevisiae YKL001C MET14 Adenylylsulfate kinase required for sulfate assimilation and involved in methionine metabolism) — MATNITWHQNLTYDERKELRKQSGCTIWLTGLSASGKSTIACALEQLLLNKGLSAYRLDGDNIRFGLNKDLGFSEQDRNENIRRISEVSKLFADSCSIAITSFISPYRIDRDKARELHKEGALKFIEVFVDVPLEVAEQRDPKGLYKKAREGIIKEFTGISAPYETPLSPELHLRTDQQSVEECALKIYEYLVKEKLI, encoded by the coding sequence ATGGCTACCAACATCACTTGGCATCAAAATTTGACTTACGATGAACGTAAGGAATTGAGAAAGCAATCAGGATGCACTATTTGGTTAACCGGCCTAAGTGCTTCAGGTAAAAGCACCATTGCTTGCgctttggaacaattaCTGTTGAACAAAGGTCTATCAGCTTACAGATTGGATGGTGACAATATAAGATTTGGACTAAATAAGGATCTGGGTTTCTCTGAACAAGATAGAAACGAGAATATCCGTAGAATTTCAGAAGTTTCTAAGTTATTCGCTGACAGTTGTTCAATTGCCATTACTTCATTCATTTCTCCATACAGAATTGACCGTGACAAAGCCAGAGAGTTGCATAAAGAAGGTGCTTTAAAGTTCATTGAAGTATTTGTCGATGTTCCATTAGAAGTTGCAGAACAAAGAGATCCTAAAGGTTTATACAAAAAGGCTAGGGAAGGcattatcaaagaattcacTGGTATCTCCGCTCCTTACGAGACTCCGCTCTCACCAGAATTACATCTTAGAACTGATCAACAGTCAGTTGAAGAATGTGCTCTTAAAATCTATGAATATCTAGTCAAGGAAAAGCTAATTTAG
- the DID4 gene encoding ESCRT-III subunit protein DID4 (similar to uniprot|P36108 Saccharomyces cerevisiae YKL002W DID4 Class E Vps protein of the ESCRT-III complex required for sorting of integral membrane proteins into lumenal vesicles of multivesicular bodies and for delivery of newly synthesized vacuolar enzymes to the vacuole involved in endocytosis), whose translation MSLLSWVFGSSMTPQERMRKNQRALERAQRELEREKKKLEAQEKKLIQEIKKSAKNGQVNAAKIQAKDLVRTRKYTEKFGNMKTQLQAISLRVQAVRSSDQMAVSMREATGLLAGMNRSMNLPQLQRISMEFEKQSDLMEQRQEFMDESIDDVMGDELDEDDEADEIVNRVLDEIGVDLNSKLQTAPQDLVKNEQAAAEPARAVAEAIGSSGDGPGPVTGSTTDDELQARLNSLKR comes from the exons ATGAGTCTACTATCATGGGTTTTCGGATCGAGTATGACTCCTCAAGAACGAATGAGGAAG AACCAAAGGGCATTAGAGCGGGCACAAAGAGAACTTGAAAgagagaagaagaagctagaAGCtcaggaaaaaaaattgattcAAGAGATTAAGAAGTCTGCTAAGAATGGTCAAGTCAATGCAGCTAAAATCCAAGCCAAGGATTTGGTTAGAACCAGGAAATATACCGAAAAATTCGGTAATATGAAAACACAACTACAAGCAATTTCACTAAGAGTTCAAGCTGTCAGGAGTAGTGATCAAATGGCTGTTTCTATGAGGGAAGCTACCGGCCTATTGGCTGGTATGAATAGATCAATGAATTTACCACAGTTGCAAAGGATATCGATGGAGTTCGAAAAGCAGAGTGATTTAATGGAGCAAAGGCAAGAATTTATGGATGAATCTATTGATGATGTCATGGGTGATGAATTAGATGAGGATGACGAAGCGGACGAGATTGTGAATAGAGTCTTGGATGAAATTGGAGTAGATCTAAATTCAAAGTTACAAACTGCTCCACAGGATCTGGTAAAGAACGAACAGGCTGCAGCTGAACCTGCAAGAGCGGTTGCTGAGGCGATAGGATCTTCGGGTGACGGTCCAGGACCCGTCACTGGGTCTACTACGGATGATGAACTACAAGCCAGACTTAACAGTCTAAAACGCTGA
- the MRP17 gene encoding mitochondrial 37S ribosomal protein bS6m (similar to uniprot|P28778 Saccharomyces cerevisiae YKL003C MRP17 Mitochondrial ribosomal protein of the small subunit MRP17 exhibits genetic interactions with PET122 encoding a COX3-specific translational activator), with protein sequence MLYELVSIVRVSNPLAANAEAKELATTIGKLIIQNRGVVRKIVPMGNKLLPKIIKKDQEQHFQGYHFLMLFDSSAPVQSEILRTLKKDPRVIRSNIIKLSTHKKLDIPTSFERATGNLTSLSKPKTSPL encoded by the coding sequence ATGTTATACGAACTGGTGAGTATCGTGCGTGTTAGCAATCCACTTGCAGCCAATGCTGAAGCTAAAGAGCTAGCTACCACTATTGGGAAGTTGATTATTCAGAATAGAGGAGTTGTGAGGAAAATTGTTCCTATGGGTAATAAGCTGTTGCCTAAGATTATAAAAAAGGATCAAGAGCAACATTTCCAAGGGTACCATTTCTTGATGTTGTTTGATTCATCTGCACCAGTACAAAGTGAAATTTTGAGaacgttgaagaaggatCCACGAGTTATCAGATCCAATATAATCAAATTAAGCACTCACAAGAAGCTAGATATTCCTACGTCGTTTGAAAGAGCTACTGGTAACCTTACGTCTTTGAGTAAACCAAAGACAAGTCCATTATAG